In one window of Oleidesulfovibrio alaskensis DSM 16109 DNA:
- a CDS encoding 4Fe-4S dicluster domain-containing protein, which translates to MYFRTYDNTINFEIMVRIAKAFHGDSFEEQVARIPLEMRPRKAHSSRCCIYRDRAIIRYRCMAMLGYAIEDETDELTSLSQYAKGALERDSIQGSMLTFIDEACNGCVRTHYEATSACRGCLAEACVQHCPKDAVRIVDGKSRIDPDKCVQCGKCMNVCPYHAIVQIPIPCEESCPTGAISKDECGKQVIDYDRCIFCGKCMAACPFAAVLEKSQMIDVLRRIREGRKVVAIVAPAIAGQVQAPMSRLATALRQLGFADVAEVASGADTTARLEADEFVERMEHGAAFMTSSCCPAYTQLVDKHLPELAPFVSDTRTPMHYTAAMVKDHDPDMVTVFIGPCVAKRNEGKHDELVDHVLTFQEMVAMLTAAGISVDACEDGRFMFPAMREGRSFPVSGGVTAGVQAHIGTRAEVRPLSVDGLNKKTFRQLKTWAKKGCEGNFVEVMGCQGGCVAGPAIVMQPQKAARRCNEFAANSPGFADDAS; encoded by the coding sequence ATGTATTTCAGAACATATGACAACACCATCAACTTTGAAATCATGGTACGTATTGCAAAAGCGTTTCATGGTGATTCCTTTGAAGAACAGGTGGCCCGTATCCCGCTTGAAATGCGCCCCAGAAAGGCGCACAGCTCGCGCTGCTGCATTTACCGCGACAGAGCCATCATCCGGTACCGCTGCATGGCCATGCTGGGCTATGCCATAGAAGACGAAACCGACGAACTGACATCGCTCAGCCAGTATGCCAAGGGTGCGCTGGAACGCGACTCCATTCAGGGCAGCATGCTTACCTTTATCGATGAGGCCTGCAACGGCTGTGTGCGTACCCATTACGAAGCTACCAGCGCCTGCCGTGGCTGTCTGGCAGAAGCATGTGTGCAGCACTGCCCCAAGGACGCCGTGCGCATTGTGGACGGCAAGTCCAGAATCGACCCCGACAAGTGTGTGCAGTGCGGCAAGTGCATGAATGTCTGTCCTTATCACGCCATAGTGCAGATACCCATACCCTGCGAGGAATCCTGCCCCACGGGGGCCATAAGCAAGGATGAATGCGGCAAGCAGGTCATTGACTATGACCGGTGCATTTTCTGCGGCAAGTGCATGGCAGCCTGTCCTTTTGCCGCCGTGCTTGAAAAATCGCAGATGATCGACGTGCTGCGCCGCATCCGCGAAGGCCGCAAAGTTGTGGCCATTGTGGCGCCCGCCATCGCCGGACAGGTACAGGCCCCCATGAGCAGACTGGCCACGGCCCTGCGGCAGCTGGGATTTGCCGATGTGGCCGAGGTGGCCTCCGGCGCGGATACCACGGCGCGGCTGGAAGCCGATGAATTTGTGGAGCGCATGGAACACGGCGCGGCATTCATGACGTCGTCATGCTGTCCGGCATATACCCAGCTTGTGGACAAGCACCTGCCGGAACTGGCTCCTTTTGTTTCCGACACCCGCACCCCCATGCACTACACCGCGGCCATGGTCAAAGATCATGATCCGGATATGGTTACGGTGTTCATCGGGCCCTGTGTGGCAAAGCGTAACGAAGGCAAGCATGATGAGCTGGTCGACCATGTGCTTACTTTTCAGGAAATGGTGGCCATGCTGACTGCCGCTGGTATCAGCGTCGATGCCTGCGAAGACGGCCGGTTCATGTTTCCGGCCATGCGCGAAGGGCGCTCTTTTCCTGTCAGCGGCGGTGTGACCGCCGGTGTGCAGGCGCATATAGGCACCCGCGCAGAAGTACGGCCGCTCAGTGTGGACGGCCTGAACAAAAAAACTTTCCGTCAGCTCAAGACATGGGCCAAAAAGGGTTGCGAAGGCAACTTTGTGGAGGTCATGGGCTGTCAGGGCGGATGCGTGGCCGGTCCGGCCATTGTCATGCAGCCGCAGAAAGCGGCCCGCCGTTGTAACGAATTCGCAGCAAACAGCCCCGGCTTTGCGGACGACGCCTCTTAG
- a CDS encoding ABC transporter transmembrane domain-containing protein, translated as MVTKRSLYYWVFKGNARLQALLVAVILVTVVTRILPLEMQKRIINQAIGMRDFEALLYYCGLYIAAVVSAGALKYVINLLQGWIGNRTLVRLRRRLYEHILSLPLPFFRRTSPGLVISSVMTELESMAAFAGSAVSAPVVNILTFIGFAGYMFWLNPLLAGLSIAVYPVEMLFIPWLQRKYNTTNRQRTAAVRDISGKVGEFVSGISEVHGNASVPLEGRRFGTALEGLFRLAFRLHALKFGIKFVNNFFQSLGPFILFLVGGYLAINGRFDLGALVAFLSAYEKVYDPWKELMEFYQLWQDTQVRYRQVMDYFDYEPEVAAAPQDRPPFALTGDIVIRDAVYDVGGNIRLVDGISLDIAAGEHVALVGFSGSGKSTLARLVTQHYRYTAGSVRLDGHEVKDLTRLDVMANMGVVAQQPFIFDGTIYENLVYGCEALQAQQVPQGHMPDLDNVIEVLQQVGLFADVLRFSLRAVLDSHAEQQFRDGIIRGRARFEELHGAGLTHDIERFDESRYMMYATMAENLLFGTPLFPAWQGGELAGNRIFRRLLDEAGLTEPLLRLGHDLIVRTVGIIGSAGADAELFAKSPVPQEYFDEAAQLVRRLRDVRADRPLSAQSEADVKALLRVALGYLPARHKIVPLPGHILQVVPSFRRVLREALEALPSPPVAFYCRESYLFGQSVLDNIVYGHVKSDSAGAEERIYQRVMQLLIVEGVLEQMLRVGLDFRVGSMGDRLSGGQQQKVALARAFLKEPPILVLDEATSALDNASQARIQNLLERKWKGRSTVISVVHRLDTLRGYDRIAVLRSGRIVELGSWDELMERKGALYGLVHRAG; from the coding sequence ATGGTCACCAAACGCTCTCTGTATTACTGGGTGTTCAAGGGGAACGCCAGACTTCAGGCCCTGCTTGTGGCGGTTATTCTGGTGACGGTGGTCACCCGCATTCTGCCGCTGGAAATGCAGAAGCGCATCATCAATCAGGCCATCGGCATGCGTGATTTTGAGGCGCTGCTGTACTATTGCGGGCTGTATATAGCCGCCGTGGTCAGCGCCGGCGCATTGAAATACGTCATCAATCTGCTGCAGGGCTGGATAGGCAACCGTACGCTTGTGCGGCTGCGCCGGCGGCTTTACGAACACATTCTTTCTCTGCCTCTGCCTTTTTTCCGCAGAACATCACCCGGTCTGGTCATCTCAAGCGTCATGACAGAGCTTGAGTCCATGGCGGCGTTTGCCGGCAGCGCCGTTTCTGCTCCGGTGGTGAACATTCTTACATTCATCGGTTTTGCGGGGTATATGTTCTGGCTTAACCCGCTGCTGGCCGGACTGAGCATTGCTGTATACCCCGTGGAGATGCTGTTCATACCGTGGCTGCAGCGCAAGTATAATACGACCAACCGCCAGAGAACCGCCGCAGTGCGCGACATAAGCGGCAAGGTGGGCGAATTTGTATCGGGCATCAGCGAAGTGCACGGCAATGCTTCCGTCCCGCTGGAGGGAAGGCGCTTCGGCACGGCGCTTGAAGGATTGTTCCGTCTGGCTTTCCGTCTTCATGCACTTAAATTCGGCATTAAATTTGTCAATAATTTCTTTCAGTCGCTGGGACCGTTCATTCTGTTTCTCGTGGGGGGCTATCTGGCCATCAACGGGCGTTTCGATCTCGGGGCGCTGGTGGCGTTTCTTTCAGCGTATGAAAAGGTGTACGACCCCTGGAAGGAACTCATGGAATTTTATCAGCTGTGGCAGGATACGCAGGTACGCTACAGGCAGGTGATGGATTATTTTGACTACGAGCCGGAGGTGGCGGCGGCCCCGCAGGACAGGCCTCCCTTTGCGCTGACCGGCGATATAGTCATACGCGATGCGGTGTACGATGTGGGGGGCAACATCCGTCTGGTTGACGGCATCTCGCTGGATATCGCAGCGGGCGAGCATGTGGCTCTGGTGGGTTTTTCCGGCAGCGGCAAATCAACACTGGCACGGCTGGTGACGCAGCACTACAGGTACACGGCAGGCAGTGTGCGGCTGGACGGCCATGAAGTGAAAGATCTGACCCGGCTGGATGTGATGGCCAACATGGGGGTGGTGGCCCAGCAGCCGTTTATCTTTGACGGCACCATATACGAAAATCTTGTCTACGGGTGCGAGGCGCTGCAGGCGCAGCAGGTGCCGCAGGGGCATATGCCCGATCTGGACAACGTCATAGAGGTGCTGCAGCAGGTGGGGCTGTTTGCCGATGTGTTGCGGTTCAGCCTGCGGGCCGTGCTGGACAGCCATGCGGAGCAGCAGTTCCGCGACGGCATCATCCGCGGACGGGCACGGTTTGAAGAACTGCACGGGGCCGGGCTGACGCATGATATAGAGCGCTTTGATGAGAGCAGGTACATGATGTACGCCACCATGGCCGAGAATCTGCTCTTCGGCACACCGCTTTTTCCCGCATGGCAGGGCGGTGAACTGGCGGGCAACAGAATATTCCGCAGGCTGCTTGACGAGGCGGGGCTTACCGAGCCGTTGCTGCGGCTCGGGCACGATCTTATCGTGCGCACTGTGGGCATTATCGGATCAGCCGGTGCCGATGCGGAACTTTTTGCAAAAAGTCCCGTGCCGCAGGAATACTTTGACGAGGCTGCCCAGCTGGTGCGGCGGTTGCGCGACGTACGTGCTGACAGGCCGCTCTCCGCCCAGAGTGAGGCCGATGTGAAGGCGCTGCTGCGCGTGGCGCTGGGGTATCTGCCCGCGCGGCATAAAATTGTTCCGCTGCCCGGACATATCCTGCAGGTGGTGCCGTCGTTCCGCCGTGTTCTCCGCGAAGCCCTTGAGGCACTGCCGTCGCCGCCCGTGGCATTCTATTGCCGCGAAAGCTACCTTTTCGGCCAGTCTGTGCTGGACAACATAGTATACGGTCACGTGAAATCAGACAGCGCCGGAGCGGAGGAACGCATCTATCAGCGGGTCATGCAGCTGCTGATTGTGGAAGGCGTGCTGGAACAGATGCTGCGCGTGGGGCTTGATTTCCGCGTGGGCAGCATGGGTGACAGGCTTTCAGGCGGGCAGCAGCAGAAGGTGGCGCTGGCCCGTGCCTTTCTCAAGGAACCGCCGATACTTGTGCTGGATGAAGCCACTTCGGCTCTGGACAATGCGTCTCAGGCGCGTATCCAGAACCTGCTGGAGCGTAAATGGAAAGGCCGCAGCACTGTCATATCTGTGGTGCACCGGCTTGATACGCTCAGAGGATACGACCGCATAGCGGTGCTCAGGTCCGGCCGCATTGTCGAGCTGGGATCGTGGGATGAACTGATGGAACGCAAAGGGGCGTTGTATGGTCTTGTACACAGGGCAGGCTGA
- a CDS encoding cyclic nucleotide-binding domain-containing protein, which yields MVLYTGQADAACCEYDADVEMLRAIPVFSELPLDFLRAYAYLCERIRFQEGEYLFRQNERDSRAYLVVSGTLEAVRETDSGVLPCRRYGSGEFLGSLALLAETRRLFSLRALEPAVCLVLPRKKLLVDMQSSPEVASRFLQALCHAVVNWEEALLEETECCGEHTPKVGVSLI from the coding sequence ATGGTCTTGTACACAGGGCAGGCTGATGCCGCCTGCTGCGAATACGATGCAGATGTGGAAATGCTGCGCGCCATACCTGTTTTCAGCGAACTGCCGCTGGATTTCCTACGTGCCTACGCCTATCTGTGCGAGCGGATTCGTTTTCAGGAAGGTGAGTATCTTTTCAGGCAGAACGAGCGTGACAGCAGGGCGTATCTGGTGGTCAGCGGCACGCTGGAGGCCGTGCGCGAAACAGACAGCGGGGTGTTGCCGTGCAGGCGGTACGGCAGCGGCGAATTTCTGGGTTCGCTGGCGCTGCTGGCTGAAACGCGCAGACTTTTTTCGCTGCGTGCGCTGGAACCTGCGGTATGTCTGGTTTTGCCGCGCAAAAAACTGCTGGTGGACATGCAGAGTTCTCCGGAAGTGGCTTCTCGTTTTTTGCAGGCATTGTGTCATGCCGTGGTAAACTGGGAAGAAGCCCTGCTGGAAGAAACCGAGTGCTGCGGAGAGCACACACCCAAGGTGGGCGTGAGCCTTATCTGA